One genomic region from Gemmatimonadota bacterium encodes:
- a CDS encoding aminotransferase class V-fold PLP-dependent enzyme, with the protein MSSPDHPTYSTIGVRPLINCKGTLTMYSGSVMLPEVRQAMIEASRKYVHIEELIDGVGRRIGEIMKTEFGLVTNGCAAALCQVTAACVAGTDPDRIARLPDTTGMKNEVVTLKSHRHAYDHAIRMVGISLVEMDDDADSLRAAFNERTALVAVFGDRAGDSALAVREIVDIAHDHGVPVFVDAAAERPDVPNPYLADGVDAVAYSGGKCLRGPQASGLVLGHRDLLWAAFMNGAPHHSIARPMKAGKEEIMGLLAAVERWVERDHDAEWKEWEGYLHTVTDAIASLPSVRTAVRQPGRSNVAPVLHISWDRSAIGIDPEEVVRKLSEGEPRIEMGGGDGLSIMPYMMEPGEDALVAARLRDILEQSVTNHRGQAS; encoded by the coding sequence ATGTCTTCACCGGATCATCCAACTTATTCTACCATTGGCGTGCGTCCTCTCATCAACTGCAAGGGCACGCTTACCATGTACAGCGGATCGGTCATGCTTCCGGAAGTCCGACAGGCCATGATCGAAGCGTCCAGGAAATACGTGCATATCGAAGAATTGATCGATGGGGTCGGCCGGCGTATCGGTGAAATCATGAAGACGGAGTTCGGGCTCGTGACCAATGGATGCGCCGCGGCGCTGTGCCAGGTAACCGCCGCCTGCGTTGCCGGAACGGACCCGGATCGTATCGCCCGGCTACCCGATACCACGGGTATGAAGAACGAAGTCGTCACGCTTAAGTCCCACCGGCATGCCTATGATCATGCGATTCGGATGGTTGGTATCTCGCTCGTCGAAATGGACGACGACGCGGATAGCCTGCGGGCCGCTTTCAACGAACGCACCGCCCTGGTCGCGGTTTTCGGCGACCGCGCCGGCGACAGTGCGTTGGCGGTCCGGGAAATCGTCGATATCGCGCATGATCACGGCGTTCCCGTCTTCGTAGACGCCGCCGCGGAACGGCCGGATGTTCCGAATCCATACCTGGCCGATGGCGTGGACGCCGTGGCCTATAGCGGCGGCAAGTGCCTGCGCGGGCCCCAGGCCTCCGGTCTTGTTCTCGGCCATCGCGACCTGTTGTGGGCGGCCTTCATGAACGGCGCCCCGCATCACTCCATCGCCCGTCCCATGAAGGCGGGGAAGGAGGAGATCATGGGGCTGCTCGCCGCCGTGGAGCGGTGGGTGGAACGGGATCACGACGCGGAATGGAAGGAATGGGAGGGATATCTGCACACCGTAACCGACGCCATCGCGTCACTGCCTTCGGTCCGTACGGCCGTCCGCCAGCCGGGCCGATCCAACGTGGCGCCGGTGCTGCACATTTCGTGGGACAGGTCGGCGATCGGTATCGATCCGGAGGAAGTCGTGCGGAAACTGTCCGAAGGCGAGCCCCGGATCGAAATGGGCGGGGGAGACGGCCTTTCCATCATGCCCTATATGATGGAGCCCGGCGAGGATGCCCTGGTGGCCGCGCGCCTGCGAGATATTCTCGAACAGAGTGTGACGAACCATCGGGGGCAGGCATCATGA
- a CDS encoding MTH1187 family thiamine-binding protein: protein MKVIVDLCVVPIGVGVSVSEYVAACERVLREAGLETFMHAYGTNIEGEWDEVFAAVRSCHETVHAMGAPRISTTIRLGTRTDRTQTMEEKIESVEKKLRDETSS from the coding sequence ATGAAAGTGATCGTTGATCTGTGTGTGGTACCCATCGGGGTCGGCGTATCGGTTTCCGAATACGTCGCGGCCTGTGAAAGGGTGCTGAGGGAGGCGGGACTAGAGACCTTCATGCACGCCTACGGAACCAATATCGAAGGCGAGTGGGATGAAGTCTTTGCCGCCGTCAGATCGTGTCACGAGACCGTGCATGCCATGGGCGCGCCGCGGATTTCCACCACCATCCGCCTGGGTACGCGAACCGACCGCACGCAAACCATGGAAGAAAAGATCGAAAGCGTCGAGAAGAAGCTGAGGGACGAAACGTCGTCCTGA
- a CDS encoding aldo/keto reductase — MVSYRPLGRTGLNVSTLSMGSGGYNRLGQTSDPPLTEPEMHRLVHGVLDLGINLFDTSPGYLESEAILGRAFQGVPRDRFYVATRVVLSQFDEDEGPVLMTPEHITDSIETSLRRLGVDEIDVALIAATEKADFDYMINEQFPVLERLCQQGKIRFLGSSETALTDGAHEWLRAAVPTGKLDVIMIAYSMLNQSARHTVFPYCAEHHVGVMNIFSVRNIFKDPARLAQTIEDLQQQELLDESIDPNSPYDFLLEDPDIETLVEAAYRFVVYTEGVTTAVCSAVTLDKIEENIMGIAKGPLPQIHVKRIQRLFGHISEPVGN; from the coding sequence ATGGTCTCATACCGTCCCCTGGGACGCACCGGCTTGAACGTATCGACATTGAGCATGGGGTCCGGCGGCTACAACCGGCTGGGCCAGACCAGCGATCCTCCGCTGACCGAACCGGAGATGCACCGGCTCGTACACGGGGTCCTGGACCTGGGCATAAATCTCTTCGATACGTCTCCGGGTTATCTTGAGAGCGAGGCGATACTCGGACGGGCCTTTCAAGGTGTTCCGCGCGACCGGTTCTACGTGGCCACCCGGGTTGTCCTCTCGCAGTTCGACGAGGACGAGGGTCCTGTCCTGATGACTCCGGAGCACATAACGGATTCCATCGAAACCAGCCTGCGCCGCCTGGGCGTGGATGAGATCGACGTGGCGTTGATCGCCGCGACGGAGAAAGCCGACTTCGATTACATGATCAACGAGCAGTTCCCCGTGCTCGAGCGCCTTTGCCAACAGGGCAAGATCCGTTTCCTCGGATCAAGCGAAACCGCGTTGACCGACGGCGCTCATGAATGGTTGCGGGCGGCCGTGCCCACCGGGAAGCTTGACGTCATCATGATCGCCTACAGCATGCTCAACCAGTCAGCCAGGCACACGGTCTTTCCATACTGCGCAGAGCACCATGTCGGCGTCATGAACATCTTCTCGGTGCGCAATATCTTCAAGGATCCGGCACGCCTAGCCCAGACGATCGAAGACCTGCAGCAACAGGAACTGCTGGACGAGTCTATCGACCCCAATTCACCCTACGATTTTCTGCTCGAAGATCCCGATATCGAAACGCTGGTCGAGGCGGCCTACCGATTCGTCGTCTACACCGAGGGCGTCACCACCGCGGTCTGCAGCGCGGTAACCCTGGACAAAATCGAAGAGAACATCATGGGCATCGCGAAGGGACCGCTCCCCCAAATTCACGTCAAGCGCATTCAGCGGCTCTTCGGACACATAAGCGAACCGGTCGGCAACTAG
- a CDS encoding phytanoyl-CoA dioxygenase family protein encodes MSTVEDLVKRIRIEGWCVLDGVIPPDQVVKVRESLIATADGRPEDLENGRHAIRGLIACDQAIAPYLSDDRIMGVTEAFFGKHVRISMTTGVILHPGYPRTNDPGGGLHSDWPFGQGYDYRIPAPYPDAPLLLTSLWMLTPFTRENGGTVLVPGSHKASNNPTGDSSLVPGTRHPSEIQAEGKPGSVLLFDSRTWHINGHNNSDATRMAVIARYAAWWFNLNPLIPGLSDFERDAANRGFRPDDVVPLTQEQYDALPERTRPLFHHIVIGQKVLPS; translated from the coding sequence ATGTCAACCGTCGAAGATCTCGTCAAGCGGATCAGAATCGAGGGCTGGTGCGTTCTAGACGGCGTGATACCCCCCGACCAAGTGGTGAAGGTCCGCGAAAGCTTGATCGCCACGGCAGATGGCCGGCCCGAGGACCTGGAAAATGGCCGTCATGCGATCCGCGGGCTCATCGCCTGCGATCAGGCGATCGCCCCGTACCTGTCAGATGACCGGATCATGGGCGTCACCGAAGCGTTTTTCGGCAAACACGTCCGCATTTCCATGACCACGGGCGTCATTCTCCACCCCGGATATCCCCGGACGAACGACCCCGGCGGAGGACTTCACTCGGACTGGCCCTTCGGACAGGGCTACGACTATCGCATCCCGGCGCCTTATCCCGATGCGCCGCTGCTGTTGACCAGCCTCTGGATGCTCACGCCCTTTACCAGGGAAAACGGTGGCACGGTACTGGTGCCGGGAAGTCACAAGGCGAGCAACAATCCCACGGGCGACAGCAGCCTGGTGCCGGGAACAAGGCACCCATCGGAAATCCAAGCCGAAGGAAAGCCGGGAAGCGTGCTGCTCTTCGACAGCCGGACCTGGCATATCAATGGACATAACAACAGCGACGCGACCCGCATGGCCGTCATCGCACGGTACGCGGCTTGGTGGTTCAACCTCAACCCGCTCATTCCGGGTCTTTCGGACTTCGAACGCGATGCGGCCAACCGGGGTTTCCGGCCTGACGACGTCGTGCCGCTGACCCAGGAACAATATGACGCGCTGCCCGAACGCACCAGGCCCCTGTTCCACCATATCGTCATCGGGCAGAAGGTCCTTCCGTCCTAG